Proteins encoded within one genomic window of Cytophagales bacterium:
- a CDS encoding bestrophin family ion channel: MIQYNPKSWFSLIFDVYSRYVIRALLPLLLFLGIFTAFLCFIVIDVFEWHYSGTIAFHSILGVILGLFLVLRTNTAYDRWWEGRKLWGRLVNDTRMLAVKFNNFIPPERKEDRQFFKKMIPNITFAMKEHLRSSIRIGELDMIDEEMKEDLIKSKHRPNTITNMMYRRVEKLRREGVIDGDQLIVLDKELKGFLDIIGACERIKSTPIPYSYSMFIKKFLFIYSVTLPVSFIWEVHYWSVPLVMLAFYFLLSVELIAEEIEDPFGEDVNDLPLNELCVKIKRNVAEIIDYGEKFD; encoded by the coding sequence ATGATCCAGTACAATCCAAAATCCTGGTTTTCGCTCATTTTTGACGTTTACAGTCGGTATGTAATCCGTGCCTTGTTGCCGTTATTGCTATTTCTGGGAATATTCACGGCATTTCTTTGTTTCATCGTCATCGATGTATTTGAGTGGCATTACTCAGGGACCATCGCTTTTCATTCCATTTTGGGGGTGATTTTAGGTTTGTTTCTGGTACTGCGAACCAATACAGCCTATGACCGCTGGTGGGAAGGCCGTAAACTTTGGGGCCGATTGGTAAACGATACCCGGATGTTGGCGGTCAAATTCAACAATTTTATTCCGCCGGAGCGCAAAGAAGATCGGCAGTTTTTCAAAAAAATGATCCCGAACATCACTTTCGCCATGAAAGAACACCTGCGAAGTAGCATTCGCATTGGTGAGCTGGACATGATTGACGAGGAGATGAAGGAAGACCTGATCAAAAGCAAACATCGCCCAAACACCATCACAAACATGATGTATCGTCGGGTAGAGAAATTGCGAAGAGAGGGCGTGATCGACGGGGATCAGCTGATTGTTTTAGATAAAGAATTAAAGGGGTTCTTGGACATCATTGGGGCTTGTGAGCGGATCAAGAGCACACCGATCCCCTATTCTTACAGCATGTTCATCAAGAAATTCCTCTTCATTTATTCAGTTACGTTGCCCGTTAGCTTCATCTGGGAAGTACATTACTGGAGTGTTCCCCTGGTCATGCTGGCGTTTTATTTCTTATTAAGTGTCGAGCTGATCGCTGAAGAAATCGAGGATCCGTTCGGTGAAGACGTGAATGACCTTCCCCTCAACGAACTGTGTGTCAAGATCAAAAGAAATGTCGCTGAGATAATTGATTACGGCGAAAAATTCGATTGA
- a CDS encoding ATP-binding cassette domain-containing protein, giving the protein MSDNLLKTILRLLEIVAREDDVTSSEREAVQGFLEENVSKEETLKYMEFFDKLLEGPHEQDQRDETKEIIKLSYQVNKELKQEQKLVVMLRLLELIIADGKVSEREKELLYLIGNSMNFATKVLDHLKSFVTTDEPEKYAAKSVLVVSAEETELKAHHIQVARLNGFLAFFNVPGIDIYFVKYKGDDGLSLNGQGLRPGSVKVFSNGSSIRGRNVSITPIYFSDVISGFHESGQQHKLSFVADHVDYKFSNGNKGLTDFNLAEQNGKLIGIMGGSGSGKSTLLNVLNGNESPSAGSVRINGIDIHKDAKSAEGIIGYVPQDDLLIEELTVHQNLFFAAKLCFSQSSEEELNQLVNKVLTSLGLKDTSDLKVGNPLQKTISGGQRKRLNIGLELLREPSVLFVDEPTSGLSSRDSENIMDLLKELSLKGKMIFVVIHQPSSDIFKMFDKLVILDVGGFQIYYGNPVDGVTYFKTIVDHIDKDQAACINCGNVNPEQIFNIIETKVVDEYGRFTQVRKISPAQWHEFFKEKHQFAEAEDINEAPPKSLSVPSRFKQLGVFIKRDILSKLSNRQYLFINMLEAPVLALLLAYIVRYSPVGSEYTFNDNLNIPVFFFISIIVALFMGLTISAEEIIKDRLILKRESFLNLSRMSYLSSKVSILFFVSAVQTLLFTVLGVWILEIQGMTFNYWMILFSVSCFANMLGLNISASFNSVVTIYILIPLLIIPQLMLSGVVVNFDKLNATLTTEDKVPIIGEVMASRWAYEALAVAQFKENSYNQSLYDYNRRSAQAEYKSIYYIPELEKIAEKALSSDTPETSLALLNTEIGKELQVVGANAFDLNRLKAGQYNEAVHKDLKEFLDALRKFYNNRRNKASDEKEKFLTAATDTEKKKNAFINLRNAHENERIAYMLKNTSVEHRVVRSGDELVQKIYPIYAQKTNPKHPFDFRANFYFPEKHFLGMQIPTKTFNLLVIWFMTVTLFVTLYFNVLRKLITKGSRR; this is encoded by the coding sequence ATGAGTGACAACTTGTTAAAAACCATTCTCCGATTACTGGAGATTGTTGCCAGGGAGGATGATGTGACTTCTTCGGAAAGGGAGGCTGTTCAGGGCTTTCTGGAAGAGAATGTCAGCAAGGAAGAGACACTTAAGTACATGGAGTTCTTCGACAAACTATTGGAAGGACCTCATGAACAAGACCAACGTGATGAGACCAAAGAAATCATCAAACTCAGTTATCAGGTCAACAAAGAATTGAAGCAAGAACAAAAGTTGGTTGTGATGCTTCGGCTGTTGGAACTGATCATTGCCGATGGTAAAGTGAGTGAGCGTGAAAAGGAGCTCCTTTATTTGATTGGAAACAGCATGAATTTCGCCACGAAAGTGCTGGACCACCTGAAATCATTTGTCACAACCGATGAGCCTGAAAAGTACGCCGCGAAGAGCGTATTAGTCGTAAGTGCGGAGGAAACCGAATTAAAAGCGCATCACATTCAGGTGGCAAGACTGAACGGGTTCCTGGCCTTTTTCAATGTGCCCGGAATCGACATCTATTTCGTCAAATACAAAGGAGATGATGGCCTCTCTCTGAACGGCCAGGGCCTACGCCCCGGATCAGTTAAAGTATTCTCCAACGGTAGCTCCATTCGTGGACGTAATGTATCGATTACGCCGATCTATTTTAGCGACGTAATCAGTGGCTTTCATGAATCCGGTCAGCAGCACAAATTGTCGTTTGTGGCTGATCATGTGGATTATAAATTTTCGAATGGTAACAAGGGGCTAACAGACTTCAACCTCGCCGAACAAAATGGTAAGCTCATTGGGATCATGGGTGGTAGTGGATCCGGTAAATCCACGTTGCTTAATGTGCTGAATGGCAACGAATCTCCTTCGGCAGGATCTGTCAGGATCAATGGCATTGACATTCATAAAGATGCTAAAAGTGCGGAAGGGATCATTGGTTATGTGCCACAGGATGACTTACTGATTGAAGAGCTTACCGTACATCAGAACCTGTTCTTTGCCGCGAAGTTGTGTTTTTCGCAATCTTCAGAAGAAGAATTGAACCAGTTAGTCAATAAAGTGCTGACCTCTCTCGGCCTAAAAGATACCAGTGATTTAAAAGTGGGCAACCCGCTGCAAAAAACGATCAGTGGCGGGCAGCGCAAACGCCTTAATATTGGCCTTGAATTGCTTCGAGAGCCATCGGTGCTGTTTGTCGATGAACCAACCAGTGGTTTATCATCCAGGGATTCGGAAAACATCATGGACCTTTTGAAGGAGCTTTCCCTCAAAGGCAAAATGATCTTTGTGGTGATTCACCAGCCTTCATCGGACATCTTCAAGATGTTTGATAAACTCGTTATTCTTGACGTAGGTGGTTTTCAGATATACTATGGAAATCCAGTAGACGGTGTGACTTACTTTAAGACCATTGTTGATCACATCGACAAGGATCAGGCGGCCTGTATCAACTGTGGAAATGTGAATCCGGAGCAGATATTCAACATCATCGAGACCAAAGTGGTGGATGAATATGGTCGGTTCACGCAAGTGAGAAAAATTTCACCCGCTCAATGGCACGAATTCTTCAAAGAGAAGCACCAGTTTGCCGAAGCGGAAGACATCAATGAAGCCCCTCCGAAATCGCTATCGGTACCCAGTCGATTCAAGCAATTAGGCGTATTCATTAAACGAGACATTTTATCCAAATTGAGCAACCGGCAGTATTTGTTCATCAATATGCTGGAAGCTCCAGTTTTAGCATTGCTACTGGCGTATATCGTACGTTATAGTCCAGTTGGATCGGAGTATACTTTCAACGATAACCTGAACATCCCAGTCTTCTTTTTCATCAGCATCATTGTGGCCTTGTTCATGGGGCTCACGATCAGTGCAGAAGAAATCATCAAAGACCGACTGATCCTGAAGCGGGAATCATTCCTGAACCTCAGCCGGATGAGTTACCTCAGCTCCAAAGTGAGTATTCTGTTTTTTGTGTCGGCGGTTCAGACATTGCTCTTTACTGTCCTGGGTGTTTGGATACTCGAAATTCAGGGGATGACCTTCAACTACTGGATGATCCTCTTTTCTGTTTCATGCTTTGCCAATATGCTGGGCCTGAACATCAGTGCCAGTTTCAATTCTGTGGTGACGATCTACATTTTGATCCCGTTACTGATCATTCCACAGCTGATGTTGAGTGGTGTGGTGGTCAATTTTGATAAACTTAATGCTACCCTCACTACGGAAGACAAAGTGCCGATCATTGGAGAGGTGATGGCTTCCCGATGGGCTTATGAAGCATTGGCGGTTGCACAGTTCAAAGAGAACAGTTATAACCAGTCGTTGTACGATTACAATCGACGTTCGGCACAGGCAGAATATAAAAGCATTTATTACATTCCTGAATTGGAGAAAATCGCGGAAAAAGCGCTTTCCTCTGATACTCCCGAAACCAGTCTTGCCTTACTGAACACTGAGATTGGAAAGGAATTACAAGTAGTTGGCGCCAATGCTTTCGATCTGAACCGACTTAAGGCTGGACAGTATAATGAAGCGGTTCACAAAGACTTAAAGGAATTCCTTGATGCTTTAAGGAAGTTCTATAATAACCGACGAAACAAAGCCAGCGACGAGAAAGAAAAGTTCCTAACGGCTGCTACAGATACGGAAAAGAAAAAAAACGCTTTTATCAATTTGCGAAATGCACATGAAAATGAGCGAATTGCTTACATGTTGAAGAATACCTCCGTGGAACATCGGGTGGTCCGTTCCGGAGATGAACTGGTCCAAAAGATCTACCCCATTTACGCGCAAAAAACGAATCCAAAGCATCCTTTCGATTTCAGGGCCAACTTTTACTTTCCTGAGAAGCATTTTCTGGGGATGCAAATCCCTACGAAAACATTCAACTTGTTAGTGATTTGGTTCATGACAGTGACTTTATTCGTCACATTGTATTTTAACGTTTTGAGAAAATTGATCACAAAGGGAAGTAGAAGATGA
- a CDS encoding YafY family protein, translating into MNRIDRLTAILVQLQTRRKVTMDHLEERFDLSRRSLFRDIRALLEIGIPIGGDAGEGYFIAEGYHLPPVVFNKEEAAALLLGSKFIEKQADSKVNDHLEDALSKVKAVLRTQDRDFLESLENHIEVIPPPSVSQENMDNQFLSDIQFALSSSRTLHFGYWANSKQEFTEREVEPLSLVYYTNHWHLIAYCQLRQELRDFRTDRIQKLKVTDHSYDRSQHPEHQEFLGRSMHGADAKEAVIWFSNEVANFLGEQKFWHGFVKQEEADGGMEMHFSTPSYHFLGRWLLSYGTMVKIIEPQELKDLVRGFVVELSKHHE; encoded by the coding sequence ATGAATCGAATCGACCGCCTTACTGCTATCCTCGTACAGCTCCAAACCAGGCGAAAGGTGACGATGGACCATTTAGAAGAACGTTTTGACCTGAGTCGGCGATCGCTGTTTCGGGATATTCGTGCTTTGTTGGAGATTGGCATCCCGATTGGCGGTGACGCGGGTGAAGGCTATTTTATTGCCGAAGGCTACCACTTGCCTCCCGTCGTTTTCAACAAAGAGGAGGCCGCTGCGTTACTCTTAGGCTCCAAATTCATCGAGAAGCAAGCAGATTCTAAGGTCAATGATCATTTGGAAGATGCTTTGAGTAAGGTAAAAGCCGTCCTCAGAACCCAGGACCGGGATTTCCTCGAAAGCCTGGAAAATCATATTGAAGTCATCCCGCCACCTTCCGTATCACAAGAAAATATGGACAACCAATTCCTCAGCGACATCCAGTTTGCGTTAAGCTCCAGTCGGACCCTTCATTTTGGCTATTGGGCCAATAGTAAGCAAGAATTTACCGAAAGAGAAGTTGAGCCACTTTCTCTGGTTTATTACACCAATCACTGGCATTTGATTGCCTATTGTCAATTACGACAAGAGCTACGAGATTTTCGTACGGACCGCATCCAGAAGTTGAAGGTGACCGACCACAGCTATGACCGATCTCAGCATCCCGAACATCAGGAATTCCTGGGCCGGTCCATGCACGGTGCGGATGCCAAAGAAGCAGTCATTTGGTTCAGTAATGAGGTCGCCAATTTTCTAGGAGAGCAAAAATTCTGGCATGGATTTGTGAAACAAGAGGAAGCGGATGGTGGCATGGAGATGCATTTCTCTACGCCTAGCTATCACTTTTTGGGACGGTGGTTACTCTCTTATGGTACCATGGTGAAAATCATCGAACCTCAGGAGTTAAAAGATTTGGTGCGGGGCTTTGTGGTTGAGCTTAGTAAGCATCATGAATAG
- a CDS encoding porin family protein encodes MNYVKNWKRILILCLMIITFQSVMAQEIFLGAKLGGNLMGLKNTDFDEATGITSFGGHGGLFMELRFKGNMAALQADLLYNYDQFEGVLNTFDTKLTYGRLALPVVFKIYPAGNGFNIQVGGQVAYLLHGQSQQTDGVNFDDKFNITNTTTTPDGSLIAGLGFDMDRLTLSARYIFGATDFPNTEELMSGPQVSVGFVAFRGSQLGIGTPKVKSKKFNAPKKKKIGKKKTAKTTRKKR; translated from the coding sequence ATGAACTACGTAAAAAACTGGAAGCGCATCCTGATTTTGTGCCTTATGATTATCACCTTCCAATCGGTGATGGCCCAGGAAATTTTTTTAGGTGCCAAGCTTGGAGGCAATCTGATGGGCCTCAAAAACACAGACTTTGATGAAGCAACCGGCATTACCTCTTTTGGAGGTCACGGAGGGCTTTTCATGGAACTACGATTCAAAGGGAACATGGCAGCCCTGCAAGCGGACTTGTTGTACAATTACGACCAGTTTGAAGGGGTGCTCAATACCTTCGACACCAAGCTTACTTATGGTCGACTGGCACTACCAGTTGTTTTCAAAATCTACCCTGCTGGCAATGGATTCAACATTCAGGTCGGAGGACAAGTGGCCTATTTACTGCACGGACAATCGCAGCAAACCGATGGGGTGAACTTCGATGACAAATTCAATATCACCAATACCACCACTACACCAGACGGATCGCTGATTGCGGGATTGGGTTTTGATATGGACCGACTGACGCTATCTGCACGGTATATTTTCGGTGCAACAGACTTCCCAAACACGGAGGAACTCATGAGTGGTCCCCAGGTAAGTGTGGGATTTGTTGCATTCCGTGGTAGCCAACTCGGGATTGGCACACCAAAAGTGAAAAGCAAGAAATTCAACGCACCGAAAAAGAAAAAGATCGGCAAAAAGAAAACTGCAAAGACGACCAGAAAGAAGAGGTAG
- a CDS encoding DUF3667 domain-containing protein, producing the protein MECKNCGETFKGNFCPNCGQRATVEKLNAKNFIKEVSGSVFQINKGLLFTMREMFLRPGQSIFNYLEGKRKPFFKPIAYAFTLSTIYFLISRLFGGETFINAFATGWSNGATDEGIDGKGVEMLDWFVANYGYTVLLLLPIFSLASHLAFRKFRRNYLEHVVLNAYVTGHQALISVVFAILSGIIGKSDLLEIIGLTVSIGYATWVFWQFFTAASRIGILVRTFFTYMLYLVLATFFTGLVFAIGTLSSIL; encoded by the coding sequence ATGGAATGCAAGAACTGTGGTGAGACTTTTAAAGGGAACTTTTGCCCTAATTGTGGCCAAAGGGCTACGGTTGAAAAACTGAACGCTAAGAATTTCATAAAGGAAGTTTCGGGTAGTGTCTTTCAGATCAATAAAGGATTGCTTTTTACGATGCGGGAAATGTTTCTCCGCCCAGGACAAAGCATTTTCAATTACCTGGAAGGAAAAAGAAAGCCCTTCTTTAAGCCCATTGCCTACGCTTTTACCCTATCCACGATCTACTTTCTGATTTCCCGACTATTCGGTGGGGAGACATTCATCAATGCTTTTGCTACCGGATGGTCAAACGGCGCTACTGATGAGGGAATCGACGGAAAAGGAGTAGAAATGCTGGATTGGTTTGTCGCCAATTACGGATATACCGTCCTTTTGCTGTTACCTATTTTCTCACTGGCGTCACACCTCGCTTTTCGAAAATTCAGGCGTAATTACCTTGAGCATGTCGTGCTCAATGCCTACGTCACGGGCCATCAGGCATTAATCTCCGTCGTATTTGCCATTTTGTCAGGAATCATAGGAAAGAGCGATCTCCTTGAAATTATCGGACTTACAGTCTCGATTGGTTATGCCACCTGGGTTTTCTGGCAATTCTTTACTGCGGCAAGTCGAATAGGGATTTTGGTGAGAACATTCTTTACGTATATGCTTTATCTGGTGCTGGCAACTTTCTTCACGGGGCTGGTTTTTGCTATAGGCACATTAAGTTCAATTTTATGA
- a CDS encoding Ig-like domain-containing protein translates to MGIDQYTITTFRSINQRFLIWVVISVLLCFPVSAQYSELWGYGFKGGLHDLGFVYKTNNHGGQLQIVHHFSGEEGGQYPNGDLVQGPDGLIYGTASGGSYGLGMIFRINPHDSELEIVYHFDEEHPSGSMILASDGKLYGYTSGIGEIYAFDLEAEMYEVIHAFNITDGKVGVTATKMIEVTSNVLYGVTVLGGVENGGLIFRYDINEAKYEIVYEFDGQHGSKPGNIELFSDGKLYGIADGGREFDKRLIFQFDPETGTVRTIHEFGATYHLVLSALLEASNGKFYGVATIGGFDAHGAIWEYDPATDEAVFIKEFTFASGIHIPDAPLMEAFDNNIYGTTRYGGTSPGLGTIFQYNPEEETFNYVSNLGGGFPTGNALLEVGERTVDEITLHAERNYLEVGEQMQLSAYLLPEDTQGQAVVWSVDDPIIATVSKAGVLTAIRQGSVQVTATANFGLGVADSKSVSVFNVGQVLGVEANDPINVFPNPISDGKLWIKGLTQPATYKVTDLAGKVVAKGIVYTEELPISLVSGIYTIQVLTKETIFKRRVLVR, encoded by the coding sequence ATGGGAATTGATCAATATACTATCACTACTTTTCGTTCGATTAACCAACGGTTCCTGATTTGGGTCGTAATTAGTGTGTTGCTATGTTTTCCCGTGAGTGCTCAGTACTCTGAATTGTGGGGATATGGCTTTAAAGGCGGGTTGCACGACCTGGGGTTCGTTTATAAAACCAACAACCACGGTGGTCAGCTTCAGATTGTTCACCATTTCTCAGGAGAGGAAGGCGGGCAGTATCCAAATGGCGACTTGGTACAAGGACCGGATGGACTGATTTATGGCACCGCAAGTGGAGGGAGCTACGGACTAGGGATGATATTCCGCATCAATCCCCATGATAGTGAACTGGAAATTGTCTACCACTTTGATGAAGAACATCCATCCGGGTCCATGATTCTGGCCTCAGATGGTAAACTATACGGGTATACTTCAGGCATAGGAGAAATCTATGCCTTTGATCTGGAGGCAGAAATGTATGAAGTCATCCATGCTTTTAATATTACAGATGGGAAAGTAGGTGTCACTGCCACAAAGATGATTGAAGTCACATCTAATGTCCTTTATGGGGTCACCGTACTTGGAGGCGTAGAAAACGGCGGCTTGATCTTCCGATACGACATCAATGAAGCTAAATACGAAATCGTCTATGAATTTGACGGACAGCATGGGTCTAAACCTGGGAACATCGAACTATTCTCGGATGGGAAGCTTTATGGAATTGCCGATGGAGGTCGTGAATTTGATAAAAGACTCATTTTTCAATTTGATCCCGAAACCGGAACGGTCCGCACGATACATGAGTTTGGAGCCACTTATCATTTGGTGCTCAGTGCCTTACTTGAAGCAAGTAATGGAAAGTTTTATGGGGTGGCGACCATCGGCGGTTTTGATGCCCATGGTGCCATTTGGGAGTACGACCCTGCTACTGACGAAGCAGTTTTTATCAAAGAGTTCACCTTTGCAAGTGGGATACACATTCCAGATGCTCCTTTGATGGAAGCATTCGACAACAACATTTACGGCACCACACGATACGGCGGCACCAGTCCAGGACTTGGCACCATTTTTCAGTATAATCCGGAAGAAGAGACCTTCAATTACGTATCCAATCTGGGAGGAGGCTTCCCAACGGGTAATGCCTTGCTGGAAGTCGGTGAACGAACGGTCGATGAAATCACCTTACACGCTGAAAGAAACTATTTGGAAGTAGGTGAGCAAATGCAACTCTCCGCCTATTTATTACCAGAAGACACACAGGGGCAGGCAGTTGTTTGGTCCGTTGATGATCCCATCATCGCAACGGTATCTAAAGCAGGTGTACTGACAGCCATCAGACAGGGATCTGTGCAGGTCACTGCAACCGCCAACTTTGGTTTAGGTGTAGCTGATTCCAAATCTGTCAGTGTTTTCAACGTGGGTCAGGTGTTGGGCGTAGAAGCGAACGACCCGATTAATGTATTTCCAAACCCTATTTCGGATGGTAAACTATGGATCAAAGGTTTGACCCAACCCGCAACATATAAGGTGACAGACCTTGCGGGAAAAGTAGTAGCCAAGGGAATCGTATACACTGAAGAATTACCAATTTCACTGGTTTCAGGTATTTACACTATCCAAGTTCTAACGAAAGAAACCATCTTCAAACGAAGGGTCTTGGTGAGATAA
- a CDS encoding LytTR family DNA-binding domain-containing protein, with protein sequence MKRRWIYIATFLYFAGLVWFEAAQQYFYITSFELAGKDEVTILGLMSRHSIRWIIWLILTFPLARFVFKHPARQLNSGLVIRYGIGSVLTLVVTLIAISGVELWSGGLSREYFGELLAYFTYQKAALFVNAYLGMIILLNLHQSAQLLDSKMVELTDLKVEFKSRYDELSNQIKDDHAPLIQIKVGNKIKNILLDDILWVQSDDYCVKIHSKSGAYNLRKSMKLMEQELEPWGFIRLHRNTLVNKDEVDTLSYTPEPCVTLKDGQVLPIALGRVSKVKEHFKGYLGLPA encoded by the coding sequence GTGAAACGACGTTGGATCTATATCGCAACTTTCCTCTACTTCGCCGGATTGGTATGGTTCGAAGCGGCGCAGCAATACTTCTACATCACCAGTTTCGAATTGGCAGGTAAGGATGAAGTGACCATTTTGGGTCTGATGAGCAGACATTCCATTCGTTGGATCATATGGTTGATATTGACCTTTCCGTTGGCTCGGTTTGTTTTTAAGCACCCGGCCAGGCAACTTAACTCGGGACTAGTGATCCGATATGGTATTGGATCAGTATTGACCTTAGTCGTTACTTTAATTGCAATAAGTGGGGTAGAATTGTGGAGCGGTGGCTTGAGTAGGGAATACTTTGGGGAGCTCCTCGCTTACTTCACGTATCAAAAGGCAGCCTTATTTGTCAATGCATACCTGGGCATGATCATCCTCCTCAATTTGCATCAGAGTGCTCAATTACTGGATTCCAAAATGGTAGAATTGACCGACCTGAAAGTTGAATTTAAGTCGCGATACGATGAATTAAGCAATCAGATCAAAGATGACCATGCTCCACTGATCCAGATCAAAGTGGGCAATAAAATCAAGAACATCCTGCTTGATGATATTCTCTGGGTACAATCTGACGACTATTGTGTCAAGATTCATTCTAAAAGCGGGGCGTACAATCTAAGAAAATCCATGAAACTCATGGAACAGGAACTGGAACCATGGGGCTTTATTCGATTGCACAGAAATACGCTGGTCAATAAAGATGAAGTTGATACGCTTAGCTATACTCCTGAACCTTGTGTCACTTTGAAAGATGGTCAGGTATTACCGATTGCCCTGGGGCGGGTGTCTAAAGTAAAAGAGCATTTCAAAGGATACCTCGGACTCCCTGCATAA
- a CDS encoding T9SS type A sorting domain-containing protein, giving the protein MKFNLAFIGLFTFTWVLSNSSFAQLSIQFEPINSSINSPDPVQSLDIPYDDINQDRQAFHLFLPDTDGQFPVVIFYHGGGFTGGSRDKVFEDEALQRAIKYFLENGIAFISAGYRLIDNRTEEEGVIKSLKDSKRALQFIRHYAEDLHIMPERIGLMGSSAGAGTALWLATHNDMADPNSEDPVLQESTRVTAVRLGGSQATYDIPKWESLVYLEFGFTLADIEAILGFDRLSDFYGGLESVDQIYQDEALIAYREEVDMLNHMSADDPPLYILSSSGASLPEQDVFHHGAHSIAIWEQALAANLPEVKAAINFQSIDTTEGEIGEIFLARHLKNGLEEAPLILSVSDNEHSRIRVYPNPTAETLYLENQQASTPFKIFDLNGRLVKSGTENTIDVSGLDRGIYLLTIKQETIKFVKE; this is encoded by the coding sequence ATGAAATTTAATTTGGCCTTCATTGGGCTCTTCACCTTTACTTGGGTGCTTTCCAACAGCAGCTTCGCGCAGTTGTCAATTCAATTTGAACCCATCAATAGTAGCATCAACAGCCCAGATCCGGTACAATCCCTTGACATTCCTTATGATGATATCAATCAGGACCGGCAAGCTTTTCACCTCTTCCTTCCTGATACAGACGGGCAATTCCCAGTGGTGATTTTTTATCATGGGGGTGGTTTCACCGGAGGCAGCAGAGACAAAGTATTCGAAGATGAAGCACTACAGCGAGCCATAAAATACTTTCTTGAAAATGGCATCGCCTTTATTAGCGCCGGTTATAGATTGATTGACAATCGCACCGAGGAAGAAGGAGTGATCAAGTCCTTGAAAGATTCTAAAAGAGCACTACAGTTCATCAGACATTACGCAGAAGATTTGCATATCATGCCAGAAAGAATTGGTTTAATGGGTAGCTCCGCAGGAGCAGGGACAGCCCTTTGGTTGGCCACCCATAACGATATGGCTGACCCAAATTCCGAAGATCCTGTTCTTCAGGAGTCTACGCGGGTTACAGCGGTTCGCTTAGGAGGAAGCCAGGCCACCTATGACATTCCAAAATGGGAAAGCCTCGTTTATCTCGAGTTTGGCTTCACCCTGGCCGATATTGAGGCAATCCTGGGTTTTGATCGCCTGTCCGATTTTTACGGAGGACTTGAATCTGTGGATCAGATCTATCAAGACGAGGCTTTAATTGCCTACAGGGAAGAGGTGGACATGCTCAACCACATGAGTGCGGATGATCCTCCTTTATATATTTTGAGTTCTTCAGGTGCTTCTTTGCCAGAACAGGATGTTTTTCACCATGGCGCACACTCCATTGCCATATGGGAGCAGGCACTGGCAGCCAACCTGCCTGAGGTCAAAGCTGCCATCAATTTCCAGAGTATTGATACGACAGAAGGTGAGATAGGGGAGATCTTTTTGGCCAGACATTTAAAGAACGGACTGGAGGAAGCACCATTGATATTATCTGTATCAGACAATGAGCATAGCCGGATCCGCGTTTATCCGAACCCGACAGCAGAAACACTGTATCTGGAAAATCAGCAAGCAAGTACTCCGTTCAAAATTTTCGATCTGAATGGACGGTTGGTTAAAAGTGGAACAGAAAATACGATTGACGTTTCGGGATTGGATCGTGGTATTTATCTGCTGACCATCAAACAGGAAACGATCAAGTTTGTTAAGGAGTGA
- a CDS encoding DUF6756 family protein, translating into MVQLCQQLNIPKEDFSEIGIHEWRDIDANVWTKFSNPPKPFSIWDSLILPHSSIVIDFSKLYFKDFIEPEEAVWFILDDSLNGRSKFWYYEGKVAAFDQILDESYLIDELIVVSKKLDWILTFDHHWVLSGTGPMKSKIESLKKNSQ; encoded by the coding sequence ATCGTACAATTATGTCAACAACTGAATATCCCGAAAGAAGATTTTTCAGAGATAGGGATTCATGAATGGAGGGATATTGATGCGAATGTTTGGACAAAGTTTTCGAATCCTCCAAAGCCATTTAGTATATGGGATTCTTTGATATTACCGCATTCGTCCATTGTCATCGACTTCAGTAAGTTATACTTCAAAGATTTCATTGAGCCGGAAGAGGCCGTGTGGTTCATTCTTGATGATTCGCTGAACGGTAGAAGCAAATTCTGGTATTACGAAGGAAAGGTTGCTGCTTTTGACCAGATTTTGGATGAATCGTATCTGATCGATGAACTCATTGTCGTGTCAAAAAAACTAGATTGGATTCTCACTTTTGACCACCACTGGGTACTAAGTGGAACTGGTCCGATGAAATCAAAAATCGAGTCACTAAAGAAGAATTCTCAATAA